The proteins below are encoded in one region of Mya arenaria isolate MELC-2E11 chromosome 15, ASM2691426v1:
- the LOC128219755 gene encoding transforming growth factor-beta-induced protein ig-h3-like has product MIARLILVGLAACVYGETIPELATRLGATELVKLVTDAGLAGTLSGAGPFTVFGPTNAAFSKLPKNILERLMRDKKLLADVLKYHVVSGNVYSSQLSNELTAPSLLTMNGKALDIRFNIYNNGQLITADGSPVVLPNQNASNGVIHVVDRVMFPIPFEDIPTEVTKQSARFSTLLTAVKAANLVSTLAGGPFTLFAPTNAAFAKIPADVLNKLLANVTALTDVLTYHVVSGTYWSASLSNGMMPKTVEGKAVNIKIDGGKVMVNDATVEEADLAVTNGVIHVIDTVLLPPAFDPSIY; this is encoded by the exons ATGATAGCGCGGTTGATTCTAGTCGGCCTTGCAGCATGTGTGTACGGGGAGACGATACCGGAACTTGCGACAAGACTCGGTGCCACAGAGTTGGTAAAACTAGTTACAGATGCAGGACTTGCAGGGACGCTTTCCGGTGCAG GCCCTTTCACGGTATTCGGACCAACCAACGCTGCATTCTCCAAACTCCCTAAGAATATCCTGGAGCGTCTCATGCGTGACAAGAAGCTGTTGGCGGATGTTCTCAAGTATCACGTGGTCTCAGGCAATGTCTACTCCTCCCAGCTCAGCAACGAACTGACCGCGCCTAGCCTGTTGACGATGAATGGGAAGGCATTGGATATCCGCTTTAACATCTATAACAACGGACAG CTGATCACTGCCGATGGGAGCCCAGTTGTGTTGCCTAACCAGAACGCCTCTAACGGAGTGATCCACGTCGTCGACCGTGTCATGTTCCCAATTCCGTTCGAAGACATCCCCACGGAGGTCACCAAACAAAGTGCTCGCTTCTCTACCCTTCTTACAG CTGTGAAGGCAGCAAACCTAGTAAGCACACTGGCTGGAGGCCCCTTCACACTCTTTGCTCCAACAAACGCCGCTTTTGCCAAGATACCAGCTGACGTATTGAACAAACTGTTGGCTAACGTAACGGCACTCACTGACGTTTTGACATACCACGTTGTCAGTGGCACGTACTGGAGCGCCAGTCTGTCCAATGGGATGATGCCCAAAACGGTCGAGGGAAAGGCTGTCAACATTAAAATTGATGGAG GCAAGGTGATGGTTAATGACGCTACAGTAGAAGAAGCCGACCTCGCCGTCACAAATGGCGTCATCCACGTCATCGATACCGTCCTTCTCCCGCCCGCGTTTGACCCCAGCATTTACTAG